One genomic region from Podarcis raffonei isolate rPodRaf1 chromosome 16, rPodRaf1.pri, whole genome shotgun sequence encodes:
- the TRMT2A gene encoding tRNA (uracil-5-)-methyltransferase homolog A, translating to MMEDISGACFTDTQTAVPLVETESATENLTNEDVGEENNTANTSDTSSIYRYIKDGLFTSEIYKVEIQNLPKYIGFNEVKKFLAKYGLIPHKIKLFARQTFAFVTFKSEEGRDRAMKVLHGAQWKNRNLTVKLAKPKADPIIKKRKREEEGGEEMKEQTAAKCLASNNGKEEPLSKQIADVVTPLWNIPYEEQLARKKEECEQVLLKLTRDIGNNNRALLPWLFMQKEKCNGLCCSLEGVKASPLQTEYRNKCEFLIGIGPNQEDKTVGFRLGKYKGGTCAVVEPFDTIHIPAVTKKVAKAFQDYIRSTSYGVYSPETYKGHWKQLTVRTSRNGHIMAIAYFNPQKLNEKELAELQTSMAKYFTEGTGKDSGITSLYFVQEGQRKSPNREDLTLEHVAGDKYIYEDLLGLKFRISPHAFFQVNTQAAEVLYSVIQEWTQVNEETTVMDICCGTGSIGISLAKKVKKVIGIELCQEAIEDAKVNAQLNELNNVEFHCGKAEDLVPYLVNFLELQNSITIVDPPRAGLHSKVIVAIRKAEHIKKLIYVACNPRAAMNNFLDLCRAPSNRVKGSPFRPVKAIAVDLFPHTMHCELLFFFERVQHSSDKPSEAVQNSTEIPELKLETAGSTEEGNANLPKEEETPDCSSN from the exons ATGATGGAAGACATCAGTGGTGCGTGCTTTACTGACACACAAACTGCAGTTCCTCTTGTGGAAACGGAGAGTGCAACTGAAAATCTAACAAATGAAGATGTGGGAGAAGAAAACAACACGGCGAACACTTCAGATACTTCcagcatatatagatatattaaaGATGGCTTGTTTACGTCAGAGATCTATAAAGTAGAAATTCAAAACCTCCCCAAATATATTGGTTTTAACGAAGTAAAGAAGTTCCTTGCCAAATATGGCCTTATCCCTCACAAGATAAAACTGTTTGCGAGGCAGACTTTTGCATTTGTCACCTTTAAGAGTGAGGAGGGCAGGGACAGAGCTATGAAGGTCCTTCATGGGGCCCAGTGGAAGAACCGGAACttaactgtgaaacttgcaaaaCCAAAGGCTGATCCCATCataaagaagaggaaaagagaagaggaggggggagaggagatgaAAGAGCAGACAGCAGCAAAGTGTTTGGCTTCAAATAACGGCAAAGAAGAGCCTCTGAGTAAGCAGATAGCAGATGTGGTGACCCCTTTGTGGAATATCCCATATGAGGAGCAGCTggcaaggaagaaggaagaatgtGAGCAAGTGCTGCTGAAACTGACAAG GGACATAGGGAACAACAACCGAGCTCTTCTACCatggcttttcatgcagaaggagaAGTGCAATGGCCTGTGTTGCTCCCTGGAAGGAGTGAAAGCATCACCATTACAG ACTGAGTAccgcaacaaatgtgaatttttgATCGGCATAGGCCCGAATCAAGAAGATAAAACCGTGGGGTTTCGCCTTGGCAAATACAAGGGTGGAACATGTGCTGTAGTAGAACCATTTGACACCATTCACATTCCTGCTGTAACCAAAAAGGTAGCAAAGGCTTTTCAAGATTACATAAG GTCTACATCCTATGGTGTCTACAGCCCAGAAACCTACAAAGGTCACTGGAAACAGCTAACAGTTCGCACTAGTAGAAATGGCCACATCATGGCAATTGCTTATTTTAATCCACAG AAACTAAATGAAAAAGAGCTTGCAGAACTGCAAACTTCTATGGCTAAGTACTTCACAGAAGGCACTGGAAAGGACAGTGGAATAACTTCTCTCTACTTTGTGCAGGAAGGTCAAAG AAAATCACCCAATCGTGAAGATTTGACCTTGGAGCATGTTGCTGGTGACAAGTACATATATGAAGATCTTCTTGGGCTAAAGTTCCGGATTTCTCCCCATGCTTTTTTCCAA GTAAACACACAGGCTGCTGAGGTTCTGTATTCAGTTATCCAGGAATGGACCCAGGTGAACGAGGAGACGACTGTGATGGATATTTGCTGTGGAACTGGATCAATTGGTATTTCGCTTGCCAAG AAAGTGAAGAAAGTTATTGGAATTGAACTTTGTCAAGAAGCTATTGAAGATGCCAAAGTGAATGCTCAGCTTAATG AGCTGAATAATGTTGAATTCCACTGTGGAAAGGCTGAAGATCTTGTTCCTTACCTCGTTAACTTCCTGGAACTGCAGAATTCTATTACAATTGTAGATCCTCCTCGAGCAGGGCTGC ATTCCAAAGTAATTGTTGCAATCCGAAAAGCAGAACACATAAAGAAGCTTATTTATGTAGCCTGCAATCCTCGAGCTGCCATGAACAACTTTCTGGA CCTTTGTCGAGCTCCTTCGAATCGTGTCAAAGGAAGCCCTTTTCGTCCTGTCAAAGCAATAGCCGTGGACCTCTTCCCTCACACTATGCATTGCGAGCTGCTGTTCTTCTTCGAAAGAGTTCAGCATTCAAGTGACAAGCCTTCTGAAGCAGTCCAGAACTCAACTGAAATTCCAGAATTGAAATTGGAAACAGCAGGTTCTACAGAAGAAGGCAATGCAAACCTGCCTAAAGAAGAGGAAACCCCTGACTGTTCCAGCAATTGA